The Marinobacter qingdaonensis genome includes a region encoding these proteins:
- a CDS encoding TRAP transporter large permease, which yields MDPVTSGILVVIVLLVLMAIGTPIAFALGAVSLGALVLDQGMGELTFFGETFFGHVSSFGFVAIPMFILMGAAVASSPTGRDLYRSLDIWMGRLPGGLAISNIAACSIFAALSGSSPATSAAIGKLGIPEMRKRGYPDGVAAGCIAAGGTLGILIPPSVTMIVYGISTETSIGRLFIAGALPGLMLAGLFMVWTLLACKLAGGYNSPNPVAQAAAQIKENVEGNVKALIRVLPFLLVVLGILFALYGGVATPSEAAGVGAFLCLALAIVVYRMWQTKPIANIMRDALRESVMIMLIIATAEIFAFALSSLFITQTVAGAIADMEVNRWVLMGVINIFLLVAGFFLPPVAVIVMAAPILLPIIVAADFDPYWFAVILTINLEIGLITPPVGLNLFIIKGIAPDIALRDILVGSLPYALCMILGIVLLCFFPEIALWLPDLIMGTGS from the coding sequence ATGGATCCGGTCACAAGCGGTATTCTCGTCGTTATTGTCCTGCTGGTGCTGATGGCCATTGGCACCCCCATCGCGTTCGCGCTTGGCGCCGTTTCCCTGGGCGCCCTGGTCCTGGATCAGGGCATGGGGGAGCTGACGTTCTTTGGCGAAACCTTCTTCGGCCACGTGTCGTCCTTTGGTTTCGTGGCGATTCCCATGTTCATTCTAATGGGGGCTGCGGTGGCGTCCTCTCCCACCGGCCGGGACCTGTACCGGTCGCTGGATATCTGGATGGGCAGGCTGCCGGGAGGCCTGGCCATTTCCAACATCGCCGCCTGCTCGATTTTCGCCGCCCTGTCCGGGTCCTCGCCGGCAACCAGTGCCGCCATCGGTAAGCTGGGTATCCCGGAAATGCGTAAGCGCGGCTACCCCGATGGCGTGGCTGCCGGCTGTATTGCGGCCGGGGGCACCCTGGGCATCCTGATCCCGCCGTCGGTCACCATGATCGTGTACGGGATTTCCACGGAAACCTCCATCGGTCGCCTGTTCATTGCCGGCGCCTTGCCGGGTTTGATGCTCGCCGGCCTGTTCATGGTCTGGACCTTGCTCGCTTGCAAGCTGGCCGGTGGCTACAACAGCCCGAACCCGGTCGCGCAGGCGGCGGCCCAGATCAAGGAAAACGTGGAGGGTAACGTCAAGGCCCTGATTCGGGTGCTGCCGTTCCTCCTGGTGGTGCTGGGCATTCTGTTCGCGCTCTATGGCGGCGTGGCCACGCCCTCGGAAGCGGCCGGTGTGGGCGCCTTCCTGTGCCTGGCCCTGGCCATTGTGGTCTACCGCATGTGGCAGACGAAACCGATCGCCAACATCATGCGGGACGCGCTGCGCGAAAGCGTCATGATCATGCTGATCATCGCCACCGCGGAGATTTTCGCTTTCGCACTGTCCTCGCTGTTCATTACCCAGACCGTGGCCGGCGCCATCGCCGACATGGAAGTGAATCGCTGGGTGCTGATGGGGGTCATCAACATCTTCCTGCTGGTGGCCGGCTTCTTCCTGCCGCCGGTGGCCGTGATCGTGATGGCGGCCCCGATCCTGTTGCCGATCATCGTGGCGGCCGACTTCGACCCCTACTGGTTCGCGGTGATTCTGACCATCAACCTGGAGATCGGTCTGATCACGCCGCCGGTGGGTCTGAACCTGTTCATCATCAAGGGCATCGCCCCCGACATCGCGTTGAGGGACATCCTGGTGGGCAGCCTGCCGTATGCCCTGTGCATGATTCTCGGCATCGTCCTGCTCTGCTTCTTCCCGGAAATCGCCCTGTGGCTGCCGGACCTGATCATGGGTACTGGTTCCTGA
- a CDS encoding TRAP transporter small permease: protein MSHSSSLKQASSAKRASAPGVLGGYIRCMDAVSVAAAFVAGVLLALGVLAVVHMVFVRYALGESTVWQTEFTTFAISAAMLLGTPYVLKTGGHVAVTVLPDAMRGLPKHLMQLAASLVGLAFCLALAYGCWYYFYEAYAFEWTTGTVWNPPLWPALLPVAIGTSLLALQYVAEILRGEV from the coding sequence ATGTCCCATTCTTCCAGCTTGAAACAAGCTTCCAGCGCGAAACGGGCCTCGGCGCCCGGTGTGCTGGGCGGGTACATCCGCTGTATGGATGCGGTATCGGTGGCGGCCGCCTTCGTCGCCGGGGTACTGCTCGCCCTCGGGGTTCTGGCGGTCGTGCACATGGTGTTCGTGCGCTACGCCCTGGGTGAGAGCACGGTCTGGCAAACCGAGTTCACCACCTTCGCCATCAGTGCCGCCATGCTCCTGGGTACCCCCTACGTCCTCAAGACCGGTGGCCATGTCGCCGTGACCGTGCTGCCCGACGCCATGCGCGGATTGCCCAAGCACCTGATGCAGTTGGCGGCTTCCCTGGTCGGCCTGGCGTTCTGCCTGGCCCTGGCCTACGGCTGCTGGTACTACTTCTACGAAGCCTATGCCTTTGAATGGACCACCGGCACCGTCTGGAATCCGCCGCTGTGGCCGGCGCTGCTGCCGGTTGCGATCGGCACCTCACTGCTGGCACTGCAGTACGTCGCTGAAATCCTGCGGGGGGAGGTGTAG
- the dctP gene encoding TRAP transporter substrate-binding protein DctP, translated as MMKMPFTKLAMAASLTVFFTSVAADTTLRVSHQFPGGKGDVRDEMVQLMAREVKAADVGLELQVYPGQSLFKAKEQWGALVRGRLDMTSLPLDYASGRHPEFSATLMPGLVRSHERAQRLNDSEFMDMIKQVINDAGARVLADAWLAGGFASNKQCITAPDTVQGQTLRAAGPAFDEMLATAGASIASMPSSEIYTAMQTGVLDGANTSSGSFVSYRIYEQVTCLTAPGENALWFMYEPVLISERSWNSLNEEQQEALMAAGQKAEEYFAKEAAGLDQKMADVFAENGVEVVNMTPENYQAWLEIAKKSSYKTFAENVPNGQALIDAALAVE; from the coding sequence ATGATGAAAATGCCTTTCACCAAACTGGCCATGGCGGCCTCTCTGACCGTATTTTTCACCAGCGTTGCAGCCGACACCACACTGCGCGTCTCCCACCAGTTTCCCGGCGGCAAAGGGGACGTGAGAGACGAGATGGTGCAACTGATGGCGCGTGAAGTGAAGGCTGCCGACGTGGGCCTGGAACTCCAGGTCTATCCGGGCCAATCCCTGTTCAAGGCCAAAGAACAATGGGGGGCGTTGGTGCGCGGCCGCCTGGATATGACCTCGCTGCCCCTGGACTACGCCAGTGGTCGTCACCCGGAATTCTCGGCCACCCTGATGCCAGGTCTGGTGCGTAGCCACGAACGGGCCCAGCGATTGAACGACTCCGAGTTCATGGACATGATCAAGCAGGTGATCAACGACGCCGGCGCCCGCGTGCTGGCCGATGCCTGGCTGGCCGGTGGCTTCGCCTCCAACAAGCAGTGCATCACCGCGCCCGACACCGTCCAGGGCCAGACCCTGCGCGCCGCCGGCCCGGCCTTTGATGAAATGCTGGCAACCGCCGGGGCGTCCATTGCCTCCATGCCGTCGTCTGAAATCTACACCGCCATGCAGACCGGCGTTCTGGACGGCGCCAACACCTCCTCCGGCTCGTTCGTGTCCTACCGCATCTACGAGCAGGTCACGTGCCTGACGGCCCCGGGTGAGAACGCGCTCTGGTTCATGTACGAGCCCGTGCTGATCTCCGAGCGCAGCTGGAACAGTCTGAACGAAGAACAGCAGGAAGCCCTGATGGCCGCCGGCCAGAAGGCGGAAGAGTACTTCGCCAAGGAAGCGGCCGGACTGGATCAGAAAATGGCCGATGTGTTCGCCGAGAACGGCGTGGAAGTCGTGAACATGACGCCCGAGAACTACCAGGCCTGGTTGGAAATTGCCAAGAAGAGTTCCTACAAGACCTTCGCGGAAAACGTGCCCAATGGCCAGGCGTTGATCGACGCGGCCTTGGCCGTCGAGTAA
- a CDS encoding GntR family transcriptional regulator — MKRSNAQKLKDALEEDIINGRLLPGAKLDHDALAKEYGVSRTPIREAVQQLVVSGLVTVQPKKGTFVAKVGIDQLIEMFEVMAELEGMCGRLAARRIQPEELAALERALLRCEDPDVMADPDEYYYENEEFHGCIYSASHNTFLATEARQLKQRLKPYRRLQLQARNRVRNSVDEHRQIFEAIKNGNEAEAEECLRQHVLIQGTRFSDFVSQVKQFGDSA, encoded by the coding sequence ATGAAACGCTCAAACGCCCAGAAGCTTAAAGACGCCCTGGAAGAAGACATCATCAACGGCCGGCTGCTGCCCGGCGCCAAACTGGACCACGACGCCCTGGCCAAGGAGTACGGCGTGTCCCGGACCCCGATTCGGGAGGCGGTGCAACAGCTTGTGGTCAGCGGCTTGGTCACGGTGCAGCCGAAGAAAGGCACCTTTGTCGCCAAGGTGGGCATCGATCAGCTGATCGAAATGTTCGAGGTGATGGCGGAACTGGAGGGGATGTGCGGGCGCCTGGCCGCCCGGCGCATCCAGCCAGAGGAGCTGGCGGCCCTGGAGCGGGCGCTACTTCGGTGTGAGGATCCGGACGTCATGGCGGATCCGGACGAGTATTACTACGAGAATGAAGAGTTCCATGGCTGCATCTACTCGGCCAGCCACAACACCTTCCTGGCGACCGAAGCCCGTCAGTTGAAACAGCGGCTCAAACCCTACCGGCGCCTGCAGCTGCAGGCCCGGAACCGGGTCAGGAATTCGGTCGACGAGCACCGGCAAATCTTCGAGGCCATCAAGAACGGCAACGAGGCCGAAGCGGAGGAGTGCCTGAGACAGCACGTGCTGATCCAGGGTACCCGATTCAGTGATTTTGTCTCACAGGTCAAGCAGTTCGGCGATTCTGCCTAG
- a CDS encoding universal stress protein codes for MLRVVACIDGSRAAPAVCDYAAWASQRMQNPVTLLHVLDEERYPAEPDLAGSIGLGSREQLLDELAELDRKRAKLALEHGHHMLDEAERRVAAAGATDVAKRQRHGDLTESLLALESQTRLLVMGLHGESSSDRDIHIGSQLETVIRSVHRPILLVPDEFTAPTSAMLAFDGSPTAFKGVELLAGSPVLKGMPLHLVMIGPDTNDRWEQLKKAEKMLADLGSEITLAIRAGDVEPALHAYQDEHDIDLLVMGAYGHSRIRQFLVGSTTTTMLKTADKPLVILR; via the coding sequence ATGTTACGAGTAGTGGCCTGTATTGACGGTTCCCGGGCAGCGCCGGCGGTGTGCGACTACGCCGCCTGGGCCAGCCAGCGCATGCAGAACCCAGTGACCCTGCTGCACGTTCTGGACGAGGAACGCTACCCGGCCGAGCCGGACCTGGCCGGCAGCATCGGCCTGGGCAGTCGGGAACAGCTGCTGGACGAACTGGCCGAGCTGGACCGCAAGCGCGCCAAGCTGGCCCTGGAGCATGGCCACCACATGCTCGACGAGGCAGAGCGTCGGGTGGCTGCGGCCGGGGCCACGGACGTGGCCAAGCGCCAGCGCCACGGCGACCTGACCGAATCCCTGCTGGCCCTGGAGAGCCAGACCCGGCTGCTGGTCATGGGCCTGCACGGTGAGAGCAGCTCGGACCGGGACATCCACATTGGCAGTCAGCTGGAAACCGTGATCCGCAGCGTGCATCGTCCGATCCTGCTGGTGCCGGACGAGTTCACCGCGCCGACCAGTGCCATGCTGGCGTTTGACGGCAGTCCGACCGCGTTCAAAGGGGTCGAGTTGCTGGCCGGCAGTCCGGTGCTGAAAGGCATGCCGCTGCACCTGGTGATGATTGGTCCGGATACCAACGACCGTTGGGAGCAGCTGAAAAAGGCAGAGAAGATGTTGGCCGACCTGGGCTCGGAGATCACCCTGGCCATTCGCGCCGGCGATGTGGAACCGGCCTTGCACGCCTACCAGGACGAGCACGACATCGACCTGCTGGTCATGGGCGCCTACGGCCATTCCCGCATCCGCCAGTTCCTGGTGGGCAGCACCACCACCACCATGCTGAAAACCGCGGACAAGCCGCTGGTGATCCTGCGCTGA
- a CDS encoding SulP family inorganic anion transporter has translation MVNTLKNQWLSNIRGDLLAGIVVALALIPEAIAFSIIAGVDPKVGLYASFCIAVIIAFVGGRPGMISAATAAMAVLMVTLVKEHGLQYLLAATLLTGVIQIIAGYLKLGSLMRFVSRSVVTGFVNALAILIFMAQLPELTNVTWHVYAMTAAGLGIIYLFPLLPGVGKLIPSPLVCIVVLTAVAVALGLDIRTVGDMGELPDTLPIFLWPDVPLNLETLMIILPYSLPLAVVGLLESMMTATIVDDLTDTESDRNRECKGQGIANIGSGLIGGMAGCAMIGQSIINVKSGGRTRLSTLTAGVFLLIMVLVLDSVLVQIPMAALVAVMIMVSIGTFSWESIRNLKEHPLSTNIVMLVTVIVVVATHNLAFGVLAGVLLAALFFANKIGHYMMVDSELDEQTETRTYRVVGQVFFSSSEKLLQAFDFKEAVDNVVIDLSRAHFWDITAVGALDKAVIKFRREGADVEVIGLNEASATIVDRFGVHDKPEAVDHLMGH, from the coding sequence ATGGTCAATACCCTGAAAAACCAATGGCTATCCAACATCCGCGGGGACCTGCTCGCAGGCATCGTGGTGGCGCTGGCCCTGATCCCGGAGGCCATTGCCTTCTCCATCATCGCCGGCGTCGACCCCAAGGTGGGTCTGTACGCCTCCTTCTGCATCGCGGTCATCATTGCCTTCGTCGGTGGCCGGCCTGGCATGATCTCGGCGGCGACCGCCGCCATGGCGGTGCTGATGGTCACCCTGGTGAAGGAGCATGGCCTGCAGTACCTGCTGGCCGCGACCCTGCTGACCGGTGTGATCCAGATCATCGCCGGCTACCTGAAATTGGGCAGCCTGATGCGGTTCGTGTCCCGCTCGGTGGTGACCGGTTTCGTTAACGCCCTGGCCATCCTGATCTTCATGGCCCAGCTGCCCGAGCTCACCAACGTCACCTGGCACGTGTACGCCATGACCGCCGCCGGCCTGGGCATCATTTACCTGTTCCCGTTGCTGCCCGGCGTTGGCAAGCTGATCCCCTCGCCGCTGGTGTGCATCGTGGTGCTGACCGCCGTGGCCGTGGCCCTGGGCCTGGACATCCGCACCGTGGGCGACATGGGTGAGCTGCCCGATACCCTGCCGATCTTCCTGTGGCCGGACGTGCCGCTGAACCTGGAAACCCTGATGATCATCCTGCCGTACTCGCTGCCGCTGGCGGTGGTGGGTCTGCTGGAGTCGATGATGACCGCGACCATCGTCGACGACCTGACCGACACCGAGAGTGACCGCAACCGCGAGTGCAAGGGCCAGGGGATTGCCAACATCGGCTCCGGCCTGATCGGCGGCATGGCCGGCTGCGCCATGATCGGCCAGTCCATCATCAACGTGAAATCCGGCGGCCGGACCCGGTTGTCGACCCTGACCGCGGGGGTGTTCCTGCTGATCATGGTGCTGGTGCTCGACAGTGTGCTGGTGCAGATTCCCATGGCCGCGCTGGTGGCGGTGATGATCATGGTGTCCATCGGTACCTTCTCCTGGGAGTCGATCCGAAATCTCAAGGAGCACCCGCTGTCGACCAACATCGTGATGCTGGTGACGGTGATTGTGGTGGTGGCCACCCACAACCTGGCGTTCGGTGTCCTGGCCGGGGTGCTGCTGGCGGCGCTGTTCTTCGCCAACAAGATCGGCCACTACATGATGGTGGACTCGGAACTGGACGAGCAGACCGAGACCCGCACCTACCGGGTGGTTGGTCAGGTGTTCTTCAGCTCGTCGGAAAAATTGCTGCAGGCCTTTGATTTCAAGGAAGCAGTCGATAATGTAGTGATAGATCTGAGCCGGGCGCACTTCTGGGACATCACCGCCGTCGGCGCCCTCGACAAGGCCGTGATCAAGTTCCGCCGGGAGGGGGCCGATGTCGAGGTGATCGGCCTGAATGAGGCCAGCGCCACCATCGTTGACCGTTTCGGCGTGCACGACAAGCCGGAAGCGGTCGATCATCTGATGGGGCACTGA